The following coding sequences are from one Carettochelys insculpta isolate YL-2023 chromosome 5, ASM3395843v1, whole genome shotgun sequence window:
- the HEMGN gene encoding hemogen isoform X2, whose amino-acid sequence MEHPQGDISKNHHYYTRAVTRRLRDRELLRKRKAEAQEKDTVQWVLREQVKGKGPKRGRGTGRGRGRQQATEAAPQPEEPEDVEKEPAEKAQASPGPHGEEPTLPVTPELPGGTQQEAVEGHAAEDILHPVELEEVPKSEDAGISEVLTVPLANDHTDNGYYPSGLF is encoded by the exons atggagcacccacagggggatatctcaaagaaccatcattattacacaa GGGCTGTCACGCGCCGCTTGAGAGACCGAGAGCTGCTGAGGAAAAGGAAAGCAGAGGCACAGGAGAAAGATACTGTCCAGTGGGTTCTGAG AGAGCAGGTGAAAGGCAAAGGGCCCAAGAGGGGCCGAGgcactggaagaggaagaggccGGCAGCAAGCTACGGAGGCAGCACCTCAGCCTGAAGAGCCAGAGGACGTGGAGAAGGAACCAGCAGAGAAAGCCCAGGCATCCCCAGGGCCCCATGGGGAGGAGCCCACCCTGCCTGTGACTCCCGAGCTGCCTGGTGGGACtcagcaggaggcagtggaggggcACGCAGCTGAGGACATTCTGCATCCAGTGG agcTTGAAGAAGTGCCAAAGTCAGAAGATGCAGGCATCTCAGAGGTTTTGACCGTCCCTCTGGCAAATGACCACACAGATAATGGATACTACCCTTctggtttattttaa
- the HEMGN gene encoding hemogen isoform X1, which yields MEGLEKDHPYSESSQQPPPAGEEHTVPGAVTRRLRDRELLRKRKAEAQEKDTVQWVLREQVKGKGPKRGRGTGRGRGRQQATEAAPQPEEPEDVEKEPAEKAQASPGPHGEEPTLPVTPELPGGTQQEAVEGHAAEDILHPVELEEVPKSEDAGISEVLTVPLANDHTDNGYYPSGLF from the exons ATGGAGGGTCTGGAAAAGGACCACCCTTACTCGGAATCTTCCCAgcagcctcccccagctggagaggaACACACTGTACCAG GGGCTGTCACGCGCCGCTTGAGAGACCGAGAGCTGCTGAGGAAAAGGAAAGCAGAGGCACAGGAGAAAGATACTGTCCAGTGGGTTCTGAG AGAGCAGGTGAAAGGCAAAGGGCCCAAGAGGGGCCGAGgcactggaagaggaagaggccGGCAGCAAGCTACGGAGGCAGCACCTCAGCCTGAAGAGCCAGAGGACGTGGAGAAGGAACCAGCAGAGAAAGCCCAGGCATCCCCAGGGCCCCATGGGGAGGAGCCCACCCTGCCTGTGACTCCCGAGCTGCCTGGTGGGACtcagcaggaggcagtggaggggcACGCAGCTGAGGACATTCTGCATCCAGTGG agcTTGAAGAAGTGCCAAAGTCAGAAGATGCAGGCATCTCAGAGGTTTTGACCGTCCCTCTGGCAAATGACCACACAGATAATGGATACTACCCTTctggtttattttaa
- the HEMGN gene encoding hemogen isoform X3 → MPLGRQGAVTRRLRDRELLRKRKAEAQEKDTVQWVLREQVKGKGPKRGRGTGRGRGRQQATEAAPQPEEPEDVEKEPAEKAQASPGPHGEEPTLPVTPELPGGTQQEAVEGHAAEDILHPVELEEVPKSEDAGISEVLTVPLANDHTDNGYYPSGLF, encoded by the exons GGGCTGTCACGCGCCGCTTGAGAGACCGAGAGCTGCTGAGGAAAAGGAAAGCAGAGGCACAGGAGAAAGATACTGTCCAGTGGGTTCTGAG AGAGCAGGTGAAAGGCAAAGGGCCCAAGAGGGGCCGAGgcactggaagaggaagaggccGGCAGCAAGCTACGGAGGCAGCACCTCAGCCTGAAGAGCCAGAGGACGTGGAGAAGGAACCAGCAGAGAAAGCCCAGGCATCCCCAGGGCCCCATGGGGAGGAGCCCACCCTGCCTGTGACTCCCGAGCTGCCTGGTGGGACtcagcaggaggcagtggaggggcACGCAGCTGAGGACATTCTGCATCCAGTGG agcTTGAAGAAGTGCCAAAGTCAGAAGATGCAGGCATCTCAGAGGTTTTGACCGTCCCTCTGGCAAATGACCACACAGATAATGGATACTACCCTTctggtttattttaa